One stretch of Saccharopolyspora erythraea DNA includes these proteins:
- a CDS encoding TetR/AcrR family transcriptional regulator yields MTEVTRRERMRAATDQEIRHHARALLVGRGRDAVTLRAIARELGITAPALYRYYDSREDLLRTLCDDICTDLAAVLSAGLEPADADYRERVFAVCRAFRQWALEHPQEFSLVFGSPPAETDRRSGQDQFAGVFLRFVGPLMAEGVSHDSLASVPDAGHLDFSREQRELAEAFAAKGIEVPPEALLPEAVYALLRWWVRLYGHVALEVFGRFPFDLNHADMLFDSMLSELAREIGLQ; encoded by the coding sequence ATGACCGAGGTCACCCGGCGCGAGCGGATGCGGGCGGCGACCGATCAGGAGATCCGCCACCACGCGCGCGCGCTTCTCGTCGGCCGCGGCCGCGACGCGGTCACCCTGCGCGCCATCGCCCGCGAGCTCGGCATCACCGCTCCTGCGCTCTACCGCTACTACGACTCGCGCGAGGACCTGCTGCGCACCCTCTGCGACGACATCTGCACCGACCTGGCCGCGGTGCTCTCGGCCGGCCTCGAACCCGCCGACGCCGACTACCGCGAGCGGGTGTTCGCGGTGTGCCGGGCGTTCCGGCAGTGGGCGCTGGAGCACCCGCAGGAGTTCTCCCTGGTGTTCGGCAGCCCGCCGGCCGAGACCGACCGCCGCTCCGGGCAGGACCAGTTCGCCGGTGTCTTCCTCCGGTTCGTGGGCCCGCTGATGGCCGAAGGCGTGTCGCACGACAGCCTGGCGTCGGTCCCCGACGCAGGTCACCTCGACTTCTCGCGCGAGCAGCGGGAACTCGCCGAGGCGTTCGCCGCCAAGGGCATCGAGGTCCCGCCAGAGGCGCTGCTCCCGGAGGCCGTCTACGCGCTGCTGCGCTGGTGGGTCCGCCTCTACGGGCACGTCGCGCTGGAGGTGTTCGGGCGCTTCCCGTTCGACCTCAACCACGCCGACATGCTGTTCGACTCGATGCTGTCGGAACTCGCCCGGGAGATCGGCCTCCAGTAG
- the macS gene encoding MacS family sensor histidine kinase, with translation MLQLEGAEAVSTAHTSPTPEHPQSSPQPRVADGRSPIWRAHNAFRVVTFLYACVWFAVQYRDYVRPWLAVAILAVMLLWTIFTIWRYRKRSGRTNALVFADQVLVTALVLLCEFVMSEQSMQDADPSVVSVWHATAITAAAAQWGLVGGGISGVVASGCNFLIRWTATPAMWMDTLLMVGTGLLLGMASDTARRSTERLARALRAEAATAERERLARSIHDSVLQVLARVRKRGNELGGEAAELGKLAGEQEIALRSLIATTPPEPTEDGETDFAAQLQVLRTGKVQVSVPATQVMLPEQVGADLYAVVREALANVERHAGEDAKAWVLLEDLPEQIVLSIRDDGPGIPDGRLDEAAAEGRMGVAQSIRGRIHSLGGTITLDTAPGEGTEWEVRVPRGDGAGPAKRREGGQR, from the coding sequence ATGTTGCAGTTGGAAGGAGCCGAAGCCGTGTCCACAGCGCACACATCTCCCACGCCGGAGCACCCGCAGTCGTCGCCGCAGCCCCGCGTCGCCGACGGCCGCTCACCCATCTGGCGTGCGCACAACGCATTTCGGGTGGTTACGTTCCTGTACGCGTGCGTGTGGTTCGCCGTGCAGTACCGGGACTACGTCCGGCCCTGGCTCGCGGTGGCGATCCTCGCGGTGATGTTGCTGTGGACGATCTTCACGATCTGGCGCTACCGGAAGCGCTCCGGCCGCACGAACGCGCTGGTGTTCGCGGACCAGGTGCTGGTCACGGCTCTGGTGCTGCTCTGCGAGTTCGTGATGTCGGAGCAGTCGATGCAGGACGCCGACCCCTCCGTCGTCAGCGTCTGGCACGCGACGGCGATCACCGCGGCGGCCGCCCAGTGGGGCCTGGTCGGCGGCGGGATCTCGGGTGTCGTCGCCTCGGGCTGCAACTTCCTCATCCGGTGGACCGCCACCCCGGCGATGTGGATGGACACCCTCCTGATGGTGGGCACCGGCCTGCTGCTCGGGATGGCGTCGGACACCGCCCGCCGGTCGACCGAGCGGCTGGCCCGCGCGCTGCGCGCGGAGGCCGCCACCGCCGAGCGGGAACGGCTCGCGCGCTCCATCCACGACAGCGTGCTGCAGGTGCTCGCGCGGGTTCGCAAGCGCGGCAACGAGCTCGGCGGGGAGGCCGCCGAGCTGGGCAAGCTCGCCGGGGAGCAGGAGATCGCGCTGCGTTCGCTGATCGCGACGACGCCCCCGGAACCCACCGAGGACGGCGAGACCGACTTCGCCGCGCAGCTCCAGGTGCTGCGCACCGGCAAGGTGCAGGTGTCGGTGCCCGCGACGCAGGTCATGCTGCCCGAGCAGGTCGGCGCCGACCTCTACGCCGTGGTGCGGGAGGCGCTGGCCAACGTCGAACGGCACGCCGGTGAGGACGCCAAGGCGTGGGTGCTGCTGGAGGACCTGCCGGAGCAGATCGTGCTCAGCATCCGCGACGACGGACCCGGCATCCCGGACGGCAGGCTCGACGAGGCCGCCGCTGAGGGCCGGATGGGTGTCGCCCAGTCGATCCGCGGCCGGATACACAGCCTCGGTGGCACGATCACGCTCGACACTGCCCCTGGAGAGGGCACGGAATGGGAGGTACGGGTCCCTCGCGGCGACGGCGCGGGCCCTGCCAAGCGCCGCGAAGGAGGACAACGATGA
- the ptsP gene encoding phosphoenolpyruvate--protein phosphotransferase, translating to MSRLSGVGVSSGRASGPVARVSEPLPEPASGPAPADPAAEAARIRPAADAVGERLFQRASRVDGDAKAILETTAAMAMDPALTSQAEQLVINRSLPAARAVHEAAGGFADALRSAGGYMAERARDVQDVRDRIVAELLGITPPGVPELEEPSILLAHDLAPADTADLDPAMVLALVTEEGGPTSHTAILARALEIPAVVAVRGLFDDTRFAGAVVDGDTGEVETLDEAVPAEAAQRGAPTEWDGAGATADGHVVKIVANVGSVADARTAVEAGAQGVGLFRTEFCYLAADDEPPVATQRSAYAAILAPFAGKPVVVRTLDAGADKPLAFLDMGVEPNPALGVRGVRVSFDRQGVLDRQLEAIAGAAADSGADVSVMAPMVATASEASWFAGRVRAAGLGRAGVMIEVPAAALSAREILEVVDFVSIGTNDLAQYVFAADRMAGALAALNDPWQPALLRLVGMVGEAGAELGKPVGVCGEAAADPLLARVLVGLGVTSLSMVPAAVTGVGAAVAGGSLDACRRAAEAALGASDPAGARQRARAALG from the coding sequence ATGTCTCGTTTGAGTGGTGTCGGAGTCAGCTCCGGCCGCGCCTCCGGACCGGTCGCCAGGGTGAGCGAGCCGCTGCCGGAACCCGCCTCCGGACCCGCGCCGGCGGACCCCGCGGCCGAGGCCGCCCGCATCCGCCCCGCCGCCGACGCCGTCGGCGAACGTCTCTTCCAGCGCGCTTCGCGCGTCGACGGCGACGCCAAGGCGATCCTGGAAACCACCGCCGCCATGGCGATGGACCCCGCGCTGACCAGCCAGGCCGAGCAGCTCGTCATCAACCGCTCGCTGCCCGCGGCGCGCGCGGTCCACGAAGCCGCGGGAGGCTTCGCCGACGCGCTGCGCTCGGCGGGCGGGTACATGGCCGAGCGCGCCCGCGACGTCCAGGACGTGCGCGACCGGATCGTCGCCGAGCTTCTCGGCATCACGCCTCCCGGCGTTCCGGAGCTGGAGGAGCCGAGCATCCTCCTCGCCCACGACCTCGCGCCCGCCGACACCGCCGACCTCGACCCGGCCATGGTCCTCGCGCTGGTCACCGAGGAAGGCGGGCCGACCAGCCACACCGCGATCCTCGCGCGGGCGCTGGAGATCCCCGCCGTGGTCGCCGTGCGCGGGCTGTTCGACGACACCCGGTTCGCCGGCGCGGTCGTCGACGGTGACACCGGCGAGGTCGAGACGCTCGACGAGGCGGTGCCCGCCGAAGCCGCCCAGCGGGGCGCACCCACCGAGTGGGACGGCGCCGGTGCCACCGCCGACGGCCACGTGGTGAAGATCGTGGCCAACGTCGGGTCGGTCGCAGATGCCCGCACCGCCGTCGAGGCAGGGGCGCAGGGCGTCGGCCTGTTCCGCACCGAGTTCTGCTACCTCGCTGCCGACGACGAGCCGCCGGTGGCGACCCAGCGCTCGGCCTACGCCGCGATCCTCGCACCGTTCGCGGGTAAGCCGGTCGTGGTGCGCACCCTCGACGCCGGGGCGGACAAGCCGCTGGCGTTCCTCGACATGGGCGTGGAGCCCAACCCGGCGCTCGGCGTGCGCGGTGTGCGAGTGTCCTTCGACCGCCAGGGCGTGCTCGACCGCCAGCTCGAGGCGATCGCCGGTGCCGCCGCCGACTCCGGAGCCGACGTGTCGGTGATGGCGCCGATGGTCGCCACCGCCTCGGAAGCGTCGTGGTTCGCCGGGCGGGTGCGCGCCGCCGGTCTCGGCCGGGCCGGGGTCATGATCGAGGTCCCCGCCGCCGCGCTCAGCGCGCGGGAGATCCTCGAGGTCGTCGACTTCGTCAGCATCGGCACCAACGACCTGGCCCAGTACGTCTTCGCCGCCGACCGGATGGCGGGCGCGCTGGCCGCGCTCAACGACCCGTGGCAGCCGGCGTTGCTGCGGCTCGTCGGGATGGTCGGCGAGGCAGGTGCAGAGCTGGGCAAGCCGGTCGGCGTCTGCGGGGAGGCCGCCGCCGACCCGCTGCTCGCCCGCGTGCTGGTGGGACTCGGCGTCACCAGCCTGTCGATGGTCCCGGCGGCGGTGACCGGTGTCGGAGCAGCCGTCGCCGGCGGTTCGCTGGACGCCTGCCGGCGGGCGGCCGAGGCGGCGCTGGGCGCTTCCGACCCGGCGGGCGCCCGGCAGCGGGCGCGGGCGGCGCTCGGCTGA
- a CDS encoding glutaredoxin domain-containing protein — MSQEVVVYTRPGCPFCTSLRAGLRREGLEFTEVDIWQEPEAAAVVRSIADGNETVPTVVVGSWSAVNPQARAVLEAVAEHAPELLPEQRPSVVRGALNALGFSKSKDSTHG; from the coding sequence GTGTCGCAGGAAGTCGTCGTCTACACCCGCCCGGGCTGCCCGTTCTGCACGTCGCTGCGCGCCGGGCTCCGGCGTGAGGGCCTGGAGTTCACCGAGGTCGACATCTGGCAGGAACCCGAAGCGGCGGCTGTGGTGCGCTCGATCGCCGACGGCAACGAGACGGTGCCGACCGTGGTGGTCGGGTCGTGGTCGGCGGTGAACCCGCAGGCGCGGGCGGTGCTGGAGGCCGTCGCGGAACACGCCCCGGAACTGCTGCCGGAGCAGAGGCCCTCGGTGGTGCGCGGAGCGCTCAACGCGCTGGGATTCTCCAAGTCCAAGGACAGCACTCACGGCTGA
- a CDS encoding response regulator — protein sequence MTEPHVSVMVVDDHPMWRDGVARDLQERGFEVRATSGDAVSALRIARTVKPDVVLMDLNLGDTSGVEASRQITQEIPGTRVLVLSASGEHSDVLEAVKAGASGYLVKSASVDELVDAVQRTAAGDAVFTAGLAGLVLGEYRRMAVTPDSGDRAPQLTDRETEVLRQVAKGLTARQIANKLVISHRTVENHVQSTLRKLQLHNRVELARYAIEHGLDQEADPDQR from the coding sequence ATGACCGAGCCGCACGTCTCCGTGATGGTGGTCGACGATCACCCGATGTGGCGTGACGGAGTGGCGAGGGATCTCCAGGAGCGCGGCTTCGAGGTGCGCGCGACCAGCGGGGACGCCGTCTCGGCGCTGCGGATCGCGCGCACCGTGAAACCGGACGTGGTGCTCATGGACCTCAACCTCGGGGACACCTCCGGGGTCGAGGCTTCCCGCCAGATCACCCAGGAGATCCCCGGTACGAGGGTGCTGGTGCTCTCGGCGAGCGGCGAGCACAGCGACGTCCTGGAGGCGGTGAAGGCCGGCGCCTCGGGCTACCTGGTCAAGTCCGCGTCGGTGGACGAGCTGGTCGACGCGGTGCAGCGGACCGCGGCCGGGGACGCGGTGTTCACGGCGGGGCTGGCCGGCCTGGTGCTGGGCGAGTACCGGCGGATGGCGGTCACCCCGGACTCCGGCGACCGCGCGCCGCAGCTGACCGACCGCGAGACCGAGGTGCTGCGGCAGGTCGCCAAGGGCCTGACCGCCCGCCAGATCGCCAACAAGCTGGTGATCTCGCACCGGACGGTGGAGAACCACGTGCAGTCCACGCTGCGCAAGCTCCAGCTGCACAACAGGGTGGAGCTCGCGCGCTACGCGATCGAGCACGGCCTCGACCAGGAGGCCGACCCGGACCAGCGGTGA
- a CDS encoding acyl-CoA dehydrogenase, which translates to MDVPKTPAAFDRAELAELLDGRWAQVRTHVRRALAGVDLSPGDHLDTESHRARTLEQLHLLVESGITGLGFPLSHGGQGDTGGSVVSLEMLSGNLSLMVKAGVQWGLFGGAVVALGTDRHHDRYLAQIMNLELPGCFAMTETGHGSDVQHLRTTATYDPATEEFVVHTPHEAARKEYIGNAARDGRMAVVFAQLITGGDRHGVHALLVPLRDERGNPLPGVHIEDCGRKAGLNGVDNGRITFDHVRVPREALLNRYGDVEADGTYASPIANESKRFFTMLGTLIRGRISVAGTAGGAAKLALRIALRYAGVRRQFERPGTGEETVVLDYLAHQRKLLPALAKSFALHFAQEELVSTLHDMQSSDDARAQRELESRAAGLKAVTTWHATHTIQTCREACGGAGYLAENQLPQLKADTDVFTTFEGDNTVLLQLVAKGLLTNYKDQFDDIGTLGMARFVADQFVGAVIERTAARPLVQRLADAAPGRDDENVIFDRGWQLRLFDDREKHVLDGLARRLRRATGKDADPFEVFNNAQDHVLRAARVHVDRVVLEAFVAGIERCRDRDTAAVLERLCDLYVLSTVEEDRAWFLEHERLNSRRAKSVTEAVNALCGRLRPHAVDLVESFGIPEQWLTAPIATGAEARRQQAQRAHDEG; encoded by the coding sequence ATGGACGTCCCGAAGACCCCGGCCGCCTTCGACCGCGCCGAGCTCGCCGAACTGCTCGACGGGCGATGGGCGCAGGTGCGGACCCACGTGCGGCGGGCACTGGCCGGCGTCGACCTCTCCCCCGGCGACCACCTCGACACCGAGTCCCACCGCGCGCGGACGCTGGAGCAGCTGCACCTGCTGGTCGAGAGCGGGATCACCGGACTGGGCTTCCCGCTCTCGCACGGCGGCCAGGGCGACACCGGCGGTTCGGTCGTCTCGCTGGAGATGCTGTCCGGCAACCTGTCGCTCATGGTCAAGGCCGGTGTGCAGTGGGGCCTGTTCGGCGGCGCGGTCGTCGCGCTCGGCACCGACCGCCACCACGACCGCTACCTGGCCCAGATCATGAACCTGGAGCTGCCCGGCTGCTTCGCGATGACCGAGACCGGCCACGGCTCCGACGTCCAGCACCTTCGCACGACCGCCACCTACGACCCGGCGACCGAGGAGTTCGTCGTCCACACCCCGCACGAGGCGGCGCGCAAGGAGTACATCGGCAACGCCGCCCGCGACGGCCGGATGGCGGTGGTGTTCGCACAGCTGATCACCGGAGGCGACCGCCACGGCGTGCACGCGCTGCTGGTGCCGCTCCGGGACGAGCGGGGAAATCCGCTGCCGGGCGTGCACATCGAGGACTGCGGCCGCAAGGCCGGCCTCAACGGCGTCGACAACGGGCGCATCACCTTCGACCACGTGCGCGTCCCGCGCGAGGCGCTGCTCAACCGCTACGGCGACGTCGAAGCGGACGGCACCTACGCCAGCCCGATCGCCAACGAGAGCAAGCGGTTCTTCACCATGCTCGGCACCCTGATCCGCGGCCGGATCTCGGTGGCGGGCACCGCGGGCGGTGCCGCCAAGCTCGCGCTGCGAATCGCCCTGCGCTACGCCGGCGTGCGCCGCCAGTTCGAGCGGCCCGGCACCGGCGAGGAGACCGTCGTCCTGGACTACCTGGCCCACCAGCGCAAGCTGCTGCCCGCGCTGGCGAAGTCGTTCGCGCTGCACTTCGCGCAGGAGGAGCTGGTCAGCACCCTGCACGACATGCAGAGCTCCGACGACGCCCGCGCGCAGCGGGAGCTGGAGTCGCGGGCGGCCGGGCTCAAGGCGGTCACCACCTGGCACGCCACGCACACCATCCAGACCTGCCGCGAGGCCTGCGGCGGGGCAGGTTACCTGGCGGAGAACCAGCTCCCGCAGCTCAAGGCCGACACCGACGTCTTCACCACCTTCGAGGGCGACAACACGGTCCTGCTGCAACTGGTCGCCAAGGGGCTGCTCACCAACTACAAGGACCAGTTCGACGACATCGGCACGCTGGGCATGGCCCGGTTCGTCGCCGACCAGTTCGTCGGCGCGGTCATCGAGCGCACCGCGGCGCGACCGCTGGTGCAGCGGCTCGCCGACGCCGCGCCGGGCAGGGACGACGAGAACGTCATCTTCGACCGGGGCTGGCAGCTGCGGCTGTTCGACGACCGCGAGAAGCACGTGCTCGACGGACTGGCGCGCCGGCTGCGGCGGGCGACGGGCAAGGACGCCGACCCGTTCGAGGTGTTCAACAACGCCCAGGACCACGTGCTGCGGGCCGCGCGCGTGCACGTCGACCGGGTCGTGCTGGAAGCGTTCGTCGCAGGCATCGAGCGGTGCCGCGACCGCGACACGGCGGCGGTGCTGGAACGGCTCTGCGACCTGTACGTGCTGTCCACGGTCGAGGAGGACCGAGCCTGGTTCCTGGAGCACGAGCGCCTGAACTCGCGCCGGGCCAAGTCGGTCACCGAGGCGGTCAACGCGCTGTGCGGCCGGCTGCGGCCGCACGCGGTGGACCTCGTCGAGTCCTTCGGCATCCCGGAGCAGTGGCTGACCGCCCCGATCGCCACCGGCGCGGAGGCCCGCCGCCAGCAGGCGCAGCGGGCGCACGACGAGGGCTGA